The region TAATTTTAatacaattcattttttgtcacatttttttttactcaaatttCTTTAGGCGATGAAATAGAACTGTCATACACTTGGGAAAAATAAAAACGGTATTCCTCATGTCATATGGTAATGATAAAGAGGTAAACAAGTATTAAAGAGAAACCATTTCTAAATATTACGACaattatatgaatatgaattaattaaCCCTAAACTATTCTATTCTAGTAATCACGGCTAAATAAAGAAGAGAATATACCCGCTGAAGCCAAGATGAGAGGGTCCTTTATGAGGACATATACCGGGGCAGGGTCTGGGCTGTCGTTACGAGCATGTGGCGATATACAGAGAGCCTCGGCAACTGGGTAAAATCAACACAATTTTAATAAGTATGATATTTGAATTGCCCAAACTCATATGTCCCATGCACTtgacatcatcattgtcattgaaatcatctttaccatcatcagaagcagcagcatcatcatcgtcgtcatcaccatcgtcaccatcgtcatcatcatcatcatcgtcatcatcatcgtcatcatcatcatcatcatcattatcaccatcctcatcatcatcatcatcatcatcatctttttcttcttcttctcctcctccttctttctttcttctcttcttctgcTACTCATTTTGCACCCCCGCAATTTCTTCTCCCACACCCAATCCACCCTTTCAAAGTCATTTATCACCAGATTTCATACAATGataccgttaccatggtaacaaagcAGGCATATCTGCTTTCATCTTCAAACTTACTCGTTAAGAGAAATGCAATGGCAGCCAAGATGAGAAACGGCGTGGCTTGTCCGAGCAGGGAGTATAGAACAGAACCAAAAGGGGGACCAgctgtaaaataataatttcatgatgtTGTGAGAAACTGTAATCGATTGAAATTTCGATCGAAATCATCGCAATGTTGCAATTTACTAATCAgttttaatcaattaattcaatcacatcaatatatatattgattgcTAGCGACAGACGAAGAATCAGTTAGAAAATTTAAACTACTGTTAGGACTTATAATTGAATGGGGGACCTAAAATTGACATGAAATTGATTGCGATTTTTTTTAACTACATACCACTAAAATTACTACAAGGAATACTTCCCTCGCCTAGCCATTCATACATATACATCAAATGCACGTAAACTACCGTTCCCTGATCAGACCTGatcatggccgtacgcagaAATATTTCACTGGGGGCAGGacgaataaaaataaaaatcgaaatcgagggccaaagtgaaattgaaggatttcatcAATACTTTTGGAGAATTTCGTGAaaaatttcagtaaaaaaagGAAGTTAAATCTTTCTGGGGGGTggggcactagcgtacctaaggggggggacagactgcccccctgacaAGTCGCAAGTAATGCAGGGGACGTACCCCtgccccccctttgagaagcaaaattaataatttgtaatgtaaaaatgcaatgaaaacagacgTACATGTgcccctcttttgaacttgaagaccatttttttcttctttttttctttttttttgcttgtcagtttttttctggtacgaagtCTTCTTTACTTgcgattgaagaccttttttttgcttgtcaatttttttttctggtatgaAGTCTTCTTTATTTGCGgttgaagaacttttttttttgcttgtcaaattttttcgcggaggaaatatcctccaaaaaacttgcccccccccctttggaagaTCCTGGGTACGCGGCTGGGAGGGCAACTGCCTCCCATTCCCACCTCCCCGCTGCATACGGCCATGGACCTGCTTAAGCGTTATGAGCGATTTCATGCTGCTGGATTTTGGAGTATATTATCTACAAAATCGAATATGTAAACAGCTATCTTACTATTTCATGACATACCCAAGACGTTTGCATCTATTTGGAACCAATTAAAGTTGCTTGAAATGTGCGTCTAGCGATGACAGAGTACATGATCAACCTTGCTGAGTAAGGTTGATCACGAGTCTCACGAAAATACTCTTTTCCAAATGAACATTGAATAACAGCATGAAGTAGTAACATTCAATGAAAAcctaaaaaatcaatataacaCTTTCATTCATCTAAGAATATTCAAACTAGAACATGGAGAGAATCCCTAGATGCATATGatcgatttttttattatctcattcatttattttttttttacttatataTTCAGTATTTTCGATGAatgggagagggggagggggatcgACTGGGGAGAGGGAAATCAGCCTATGCATTTCGCCAGATATTCCTTATTCTTCTATCAGATACTATACTGACATTTAATCTGTACAAACACATAGGGCTCAAAGGTGGCACCCGGCTTTTTTAAAACAGTttaatctattcattcatttattaatattattatcattattattattattttttttttgagggggtgaCAATCAAGGCTTTCTATCAAGAGATGATACCGACCCATATTCATAGGGGTACAATAATCATACAGTTACATGAGCAAGTCATCCTTTATCCACACTCGCTCTTCCTTTACTACTATTTATCTTTTCATCATTATAAAATTCAAGATGTTGCATTGCGATGgtttgcccccacccccatccATCTGTATGGCGCCCCTGCCCGACCATATTTAAAAAGAGAAgacattttgaaagttttttattTACCTAACGAACCAAAGGCGAAAGCACTGATAGCAAGTCCAATGGCGAAGCCTCTTTTCTCCTCATCGTCTGCATAGCTGTATGCAACCACACCAAGacctattttcacaaaaaataccaTTACCTTATTTCTTCATATAATACACAATGATATAGTTTGACTATTCGGTGGGTTTGACGAGCtaatggaaaaatgaaaaaatcatgattaataCATACGTATTCATAATATTTTAGGTTGGGGTAACTGGTATTACTTAGCATGGTAAACATGATCAATACTCTCAAGGGGGTGGTTCTTGCACATTCATCCAATTACATAACTAATTCAATAATGTTGGGAGTGataatttatgatgatgatgtatgtATATTTGCTGCCTTCAGTCAAATCGGATGTATTTTAGTCATgtgttttatcaaataaaaagggTACTTACAAGCAATACCATTACTAAAATGACGGGATCCGGCGGGGGGGGGAGAGGTTCAGAATTTGACAACCAGTCAATTTGGCTATTTTCGCCATCATGAATATTGTACagctttgttttctttgaaaaaaaaaacaatatatatatatatatacacacacacacacacacacacacacctttgTATAAAATAcaacaattcaataaaaaaatcaagtagTGTTTCaagtagtgattttttttcttatttctttctctttgttattcttttctcttctcttctctttatttttcttttctactttcttttttgttctttttgcttttttaaatcaaggtaCTAAGATTTAAAATCGAGTAGGTGTGTCTCAAATTTAAAACCAGAGCTTTTACTGTAAATATACTTAGATGTTACAGTAGAGTACTGAAGTGATGACGTGATGTTTATACGGATAGCCTACGTAATAGATATTTGACTTAATGCATTTATAACTTAATTAATCTAGATAGATTAATATATTACCAAATGGAATCTTGAATCAATATATAATGATGAAATTACACTGACTATGCTTGAATATTATTGCAAATGTTCtgctttttataattttatcatcttatcagtagcgtacctaggattttccaagagGGGCAAAACCGCCCgccgaaaaatttgacaagcaaaaaaaaggcttcaagctcgtcagggggggggcagggtcACGTCCTTTGCAttggttgtgactcgtcagggggggcaggggcggtctgcccccccccccaggtacGTTACTGCATCTTTTCCCTCtccgttctttttttttcagtttcttcttgtccttctttttcttttaccttcttctacttcttcttcttcttcttcttcttcaatatTTTTGGTTGCTTACTATCTGAAGGTTTATCTTCTTAGCATGTTCAGTCTCACACATCGTCCTACCAGCATATCGTTTCAAACACGAAAAGCGACGTGTACAAATCAGTGTGACATCAAAATGCAACCACCGACTGTCATTAACGAGATGAATAGCACACCTTTGTCAGATCAAAATGTCAATTTGCAGAGCGTAAGAAGAGACTTTTACGACAGCCATTAAAACTCCCAAGACAACCCCATTTCAACTGGTGTGAAAAAAGACGACAACACTGCCCTTTGAGATTGATCTTAATTGCATCGAAAAATTGCCCAAGACGCAAGAACGAGGCAATTTAAAAGATACATGCCCACGGTTTTGATCGGAGATGAATATTCTCATGTATAGAATGAGAATATTTAACTGGGAGGCGTAGATTGATATTTAACcctgtttctttttattgtaaTGACTCACTCCTGAATTCATTGAAAGATCGCCAGGCTAGGTGAAAATGACCAAAGAGAGTTCGGGAAGATGGAGCTTgcaaaaatagatagataaatatcaTGGATGTATTCTTCTTACATTTGTCCATGAGCTTAcctgcggggggggggcaagtgcctctgacaaaattggattttcatgccctttcttctgttttttttttacttgaccAATTGAGGACGGGTATTTGCTTTCGTACATGGTGATGACCTTTTTTGCTTATCAGAATTTCatattagcattattattagaattatttttAGAAGTAGCATTATATAAAGTGTGAAAAATTTGCCATTCAAATGAGAATACTCTCTAGCCATGTTGTGTTTTGAAGGGATGAAATGATAAAACTGCCGAAAAAGAATCTGTCCATGATTATGCTTTATCAAACACACCTTTTCAAagtaaaatcatatttattttcaaagaactAAACATACATCTTTTAAACAACAATATATCAACAGATTatgtaacaaaatatgaattccCGATACAAGTAACATGATGTTGTTTATTTGTATAAGAGAACATGACAATTACATTGTCGATGTCAATAAGAACAATAACAAGAATAAAGAATATGAATACGAATCGGTATCAAGCCCGCTCTTCCTTTATTTGAAGGGGGTTTACTTTATCAAATATATAGTTCTCGTCGACAAAACGGTCGACGTTTGTCTGAAAACGCACGACAATTTACAACTGaagattttattatcattattattattattattgtttttttttttggggggggtggatCGTAATGATATTTGAAGACTCACCGGCTATTTCAATCGCCGTGGCAGCTATTCCGTGGAGTAAACGGGCAATCAGGAATACAACAAACGAATGACCAAAAGCATAAGctgaaagaaaagagattaCCGTCAGTAAGTAAGGAATATAAGATGTAGTAATagaataatacaaaacaaagaGGACATATCCACTGCAGGAAATGCATTACTAAAAAACCTATATATGATAATTTAGTGATATTTTATACACCTGACGTCAGAGGAATCTTATGATAAATGGTTTACGTCTTAACATGCATGTATTCAACTTTACATGCATGTCCCTAAATCGAGATTAGTGTGAAACCTTTAAGACCATTTCttccttttaaaaatacatttatcgATTTTTACAGACGTTTAAAGGAATTGCAAATGTACATGGATTGGTTATAGAAATTGGCCGGTTTTCACAGCAGACATCATTATTAACTATTGTGTGTATATACTCGCTCTTATGAGGTGGGCAAACAGTACTTCgttttgttcaaaatttgaaGACAAATATTGGCCGACTTGGGAGCCCCTGCGCAAATACCGGAGCAGATTTCTTATAGGGAAAATATGTAATGCTAGATGTCCTTTATGTTGCAATTCGGACATGTATGTAATCATGATCATGTCAATATTGCATTGTTTTCAGGATAATTGAGATTCATATGCCATTAATTATATAGTATAAGACATGAATTCTATAGacatattgtaaaaatatagtaaaaacagttttgacattttaaacgCTGTTTACTACATGAACTTTAGTagttttattttaaacaatttaaacaacCGTGTTTAATTTATCGAAGATTGAATATCAAAacttaaattttgttatttaagATTTCACACACTTGCCTAAATATTTATTGTTAAACAACTGCTATAAAGTTCATACAGTAATAGCGTGGTACAAAAATCTTAAACAGATTTTTTTCTATGTAGGCCTAGATTACAAGGGATCCATATGTTGTTTAAAATTGTTATCTTATTCTTCAGAATTCAGTGTATACTACACCATCGTTTGATACTCAAGGACAAGAGTGCATAAAGTTATGCCCGAACTTTGAAGATATTTCTTGCCTTGTTTTCGACATGAGAGTATTTGCAATCAGTACAGTATAGAGCAGACTACTACCGTAACTATGATTtcgatctacatgtataatttggCGGGAAATCACTGTGAATGATCACAAATATAGATTCAAATGACCAATTGACATTGGTTCACTTACTACGTCTCCTAACTGTGATGACTTACCTAAACATGATGCGATCAAAATGATTGTGCTCACGAATAATGGAATGAAATATCCAATCCTGCAACCATACAAAATACCAATTAACAGTATGAGGCTCTAAATTGAAATCTTAACTTAAAGCGGGAATACCAGCCAagttcttttaaaatatttgtttttaagacgaaagaaaaaaatcacaaacaaaCAGACAGGAGAAAGTTTGGAAAAGTTCTTACAAACGATTtataaattatgattataatatgATGCTTTTAAGTTGTAACAAATTGTCATCATTATACACATGGAGGTGTGGATTGATCTGACCATGCACATACTTATAAGtgcatgataataaaattttgagcTAGACCTCAGGCTAGGATAACTTCCACAATTATTTCTCTAATATACacaaaattacaattaattttTAACAAATTCAGAGTTTTTAAGAGCATGTATAGAAATCCATTTGTACTTTATTCTGATAACCACCCTGAGGAACAAAGTACTTTCCTAAAAATGTacaacatgtaggcctatatagaagCTCTTGCAATTGCCCCATCAAATAAATGCATATTTGCACAATTTAAAAAGATCCCAGCGTTTTCAGGTCTAAAATTTAGAGACAATGAAACGGTCCTAAGTCGTGTGGTCCAGtagttagagcattggactcataatcgaaaggttgtgagttcgaatcctacTCTGctattgtctccactttgataaaaaggcccgagagtgatatctgtcgtctgtaacgtcagccactaagactgattaacctagacgtaaaatgtttcataggtaattggttatataccaccttgacgtttaccagcaaaatgctgtcctgccgagttcctacgggagttactacaaacagaaAATATAAGTTTGTTTAGGAGACAAATAactactttgatttttttagaagAACCTGAGATGAcactttaatgaaaaaaaagaagaccaAAAATAGAACGTGGAAACGGGATTGACATGGCTCACAAAATTCGACAGGAAAAGATCAAAATGAAACTCCAGATTTATTACACTTTTTAAATCTACAATTCTGTGAAAAGGGGGAATAAGGGCatcgttgggggggggggggaccgtcacCCTATCTAATAGCATCGGTCCTCCAAGGAATACCTTTTTCATTTGATTGTTAATCTACGCACGGCTTTCTGATTGTTCAGCCTTGCTTCCATCTAATGAAATACCGAGTCCGAGAAAACAGTTCTTTTTATGCTTCAGCACGAAACGGAACTACGCGTGGGACTAGGGGAGAATCATTTGTTAGGAATAGGATATTGGACTATGGAAGTCAATCTAAATCAATTCAACCGGTCGTGACGCCACCCGGATCATTCATTTGCAGTCTCTTTTTATTATCTGAAGTTTTATGTAACAATTTCTATCCAATAAAACCTGACACCAACATGAACTTTATTTTGACTGATGTAATCCATTGAAGTCTCATTTTATTCTCTGAGTTTCAGTATAATAATTTGTACCCAGTAAAACCTGACAACAAGCAGCTGGAACAATTAATCACTGATCATTTTCAACTTAAAGAGTTATACGGATTCAAGAGGGACGTGGTAATCTCATTCGATATTGTTTAATGATTTCCTGTATTTGAAAAGTTAGATTTTacttctcaatttttttggcatATGAAAGTCCACTTTACTATTATATTCCATCTTCTTCCTTTATGACCCATTCTCATGACCAGTGGCGTAGAGATGGAGGAagctcttgccccccccaaaaaaaaaaatcgaccaaGTAAATATagagaaaagtaaagaaaaaagaaagagaaaagagtgaaatatgatattattttctgaatcatattaaaaaagaatctttcacaaaatcaaatttttgttataaacaaatataacatttttgttCGCTTAATCGTTTGCCCGCCCTCCCAAAATTGTTGGCCCACTACACCACTACTTGATACCATCTCATTTTATTAATAGTTTTACATATCGAAAATGTTGCATCCTTTACATTTGATTTACCCTTCTCGattttatgttttctatttCACCCTCCCCttcttctctctctatctttctctcgGTATGTTCAGATGTTTGTCTGTCTGCCATATCTGTCTCCCCTCTCCCATCCCCATTCCCCACTACAATGTTAACataatgttttgaaatgtttttcatGACGGGTTTTGTTGTTCCCACCCATCCCACGTCAGTCTGCTTTCCCCCTATATTGAATTTGAACTGAATTGACTTTGaatcaatttatcaaaatctCACATGTGTTTCAATGAGACATGCTTAACGAGGTTATGCTACTGACATCATGTTAATCAAACCAACGGGATGCAACGCCGAATCTCTCGTATGTCAGTCTTGAATTGTAATTGCAGCCACCCTGCCTGAGcggaatctacatgtagatctatgcaGTACACAACACGCATATAAAAAATCTTTAGAATGTCACGTTTGTAACTAAAAGTACTtatttccatatacatgtagttgtgatttattttccattaataaCTTgggatcattttttttattcacaagaGGGCTCAAAAACTTTTGAGCATATTTGTCATTCAACAATCTCtattttcaataattaaaataattcgaTTTGCTTCAGAACCAGGTAATATGATTAATAGTTGAACTGTAAACTgatattgtacaaaaaaaatgaagtatttGCCACCAAGAACAACATAAATGTACCAAatattgccaaccttatttcccTATACACAGATACTGGGAGTGCTAACAGAGAGCAAtgttatgtcataactttgttgaTTGAATGGGTTCATTGATTGAATTAGCCCCAAGTAAATTATGTACATTAGGTATAGATTCACAATAAATGAACATCCATAATTTGTATCAATTTCTACTGGTGAAAAACTTCCGTTATGCATTAATTTTACATCCATATCATGTTATCAATCCCCTCTCTACCCCCatctctctatatatatctcGCATATCTCGcgaatattctttttttttttacttaccaTTCAGTGAAGATACCTAGAGGAGCGCTAAGGACCAAGCGCATCATAAACTTGGAAGCGAGGAGGAGCCCTGTCTTGATGTTGACTCGCTTACTGCATTCATCCACCGTCTCTACCGTGATCGCGCTTGTCTTATTTTCATTGACGAGCTCGCTCTCCGATCCGTTCTCAATTCCTACCCCACCGTCATCATCGAACCATGACGGATGCTCGGCGAAGAATTTGGCAGCGAGCTCCTCGTCGTACCACGAGTATTCTTGGACGCGGGAGATGGGTACGAGTTCGAGTTCGGAGAGATCACTTTCCGTACCACTTTGAGGTGGAAGATGCGTTCCATTTGGTGACTTTGGTTCACGGTCAACAATGGATGTATTCGAGCAGTAGGATTTCATGAAGATATCTGGTATGATAGGAACTGAAATcaagaaattaagaaagaaaagattaaGCTTGTGatggtatttttttcatgtaaatttgTACTAGGTCTAGAACTCTCTTGTATTTGGGCATTACCGTTTGTCCTTTAATATTTGTCTTAATAGTTAATCTTTACTGTTATTTCTGTTCAGCTGACATGATACCTCTTTTAGATTAATAAGTAGAGGTTTTAAAACTCTATATGATGATAAATTTGTTGTTTATTCACCATGCAAAACAATATTCTGATCGACAGAATAATGGCTCCCCCAAAaatgactaaaaaaaagtattccaTAATTTCAATTTGAACAGAATATAAAAAGCCCCATAAAAATCTCATCAGAATAAATTATTATGCGCCAATATTAAACCTTTAGTTGATATTTCATCATAAAATTATGGTTAGAATGCGTGTAAACCTATAAACTTCTAAGAGAGTGCAACTGTTAGGGATTTTGATTTTCGTACTCACCGACCACGGTCATGAGTGTTTCGTCGAGAAAGAGAGCAACAAGAATaacgatgaggatgatggttcGAGAAGATCGAAGTACCGTTAAAGCATCGTTCACCCTCATCATCGTCCGATTCGTGGAGCAAGTATTTCAGGACTGTTTGCATGTTAGAGTGAGAAGAAAAACTCAGTCATACATTCGTTTAATATCAACAgcgtttagaaaaaaaaagaatccggTGGCGGGAAAGTGTGGACTTGTTTTTGTTGATTCTAGTAACaaatatgtaaaatgtaaagaatttccttaaaatataaataacggaggaaaataatttcatttatacTACTGCCGATAGGGATCTTTGTACAGCGTATATGCAGTATGTATGCTATGCTAattgatgatttattttattttataggaATGCGTAAAGAGGGTTATATACATACAGAGTATGTTCATAttcaaaagaaagagaaacatgGAATTCGATACAGGTACCCAAATATGCAGTTCATGAGGGGTTTATCATACCCAGTTTTAGTCAAGACGTGGACTAAATATACGATAGAATAACACGtttaataatttgtttaaaagtaATTACTAGATGTTTTGTATGTTCAATTAGGCCTTAAATGGTCACATCGCGAATAGGTTTGACTAATATTTGATGATCTGTGCGATTGATATGATATTTTCCTTTAAGAATTTGATGTGATAGCATTTCATCATTAAATCAAGAGATCAGTGCAATTACTAACTTCGATAAAATTCGAAACGACGAAGTAAATTTGTGGAAATTTTATGCACACTTACCAAAAAAGGCTGAATTACACCAATTAGGAAGATATTTGCAGAAGACACCTAGTCAAGACCAGCTGGGCGAAAATGTTTTCCTTCTACAATATCATCTCGTGTAAAACTGaaatttagcatgtttagtggtGGACTCGATGAGACTTCGAGCATGGGCTGCACGAAACGCGTTACAAGTTGAGTGAGAATGCTCTAATATAGAGTTAAATTGAACTATCGACAGTTGCTAATCACTTGTTGTGAGGGATACACtgataaataacaaaatacagCGGCTTTCATCTATTCCTTGTAAGAAACCAAATCATAAGCCGGTGAGATAGTATGGATTGCGTAAGGAAAATACCATGTCTACTTCCTGTCTGCAGACGAAATAAGTGATTTCACAACGAGGTATACAAAATCGACTTTCGTCAGTTTCGAAATCTTTTTCTCAAGTATACTGTATTTGGTTGGCGACGCACGGGCGCGCTGTTTGGGAAAATTccctttctgtttctgttttccGTTTGTTTATCTCAattgtatttcttctttttattcttcttcttcttctccacctcctcctcctctgtGCACGTATTAGTAATCaggaaatattattttctttaatttgtggGATATACAGGAGATTGCCGCAATGACGAAGCAAGTtactgaaaatgatatttttgaaaGCCGATAACACCAACCCGAACACTGTATAACTTCTTTCAAATTACTCAACGCGATCAACGCGAAAGGGTGCACTGCCTTGTTTGGCGGCATGCGTTTACGTCCATGGAAGCAAACATACCCTCgggaaattcaaacaaattgcGTACTTTTGCAAATATCGAACACTGttaaataatttgtctattgttgATAGACAACTAAAATCACGCCACTGTACAATGTAGGACTTAAAAAAGGGAACAGTGTGTGTACTTTGAGAATAGCAGCAAATCTTGAGCTCGTGAATGCCGTTGGCAAATCACTCGAATGTAATAGGTATTTTCAATATCAGTGATAGATGTACTGTATCCACATTGccaatgaataaaataacagaCTACACCTCGTCGGTTGATATTCGTACTTACCCTGTGGGTTTTAATGGGAGGGGGAAGCGAGGACGAAACATAACATACACAGTTACGCTATGGTCGCAAATACCATTACGAACAGAGTACGAACGACGTGTATGGATCGCAATAAATTGTATATCGTCCATACGGTGTTCGTAAAGGTGTTTGCGACCGTGACATAGATGATGCGAACTCCATGCTATATAGGAAGCGAACGTCACAGAGAAAGCTTAATACATTATAATTCAATCGAGCATACAAATGCAGTTAATGTTTAGACTGCAACTTTCTCTTGTATCACctaattttaaaaagtaagaaagttattagagttcaaagttttggatttgtgacgtcataaacgagcagctgtcccatgtgttatgtaatataaaatgcataaatttcaaattttgtatggttcctgatgacttaattttgttttcttttcatgatcgggtgtgaaacgatttgtctattgatatacaaaagttacagtgaaaaccattttcaattttctgagaaaatgatattttattgattttttaccattcgctatgtaggaatgctgctcgcatatgacgtcacaaatcaaataattgaaattctaataactttttaattatttgatga is a window of Lytechinus variegatus isolate NC3 chromosome 2, Lvar_3.0, whole genome shotgun sequence DNA encoding:
- the LOC121408657 gene encoding synaptic vesicular amine transporter-like; translated protein: MMRVNDALTVLRSSRTIILIVILVALFLDETLMTVVVPIIPDIFMKSYCSNTSIVDREPKSPNGTHLPPQSGTESDLSELELVPISRVQEYSWYDEELAAKFFAEHPSWFDDDGGVGIENGSESELVNENKTSAITVETVDECSKRVNIKTGLLLASKFMMRLVLSAPLGIFTEWIGYFIPLFVSTIILIASCLAYAFGHSFVVFLIARLLHGIAATAIEIAGLGVVAYSYADDEEKRGFAIGLAISAFAFGSLAGPPFGSVLYSLLGQATPFLILAAIAFLLTIAEALCISPHARNDSPDPAPVYVLIKDPLILASAGAITVAGAVIALLQSTLPLWLLQTTDAKDWQLGVIFLPSSIMQIISSIVLGFYGIRIGRWLCAMLSLLLLATSIATVPLVTHVVQLIPAMLAIGISFGVVDSTMTASLNLVADVRYNGAYGAAAAISTFAFCVGFAVGPTISGLLVNSIGFAWTMRTMAILSAVYAPFCIPLKHVPTKDQLKGTERAVLLPHHQPETTAVKLQDG